In the Nitrospiria bacterium genome, TTGATCGGGGGCGGCGGTACGCCGCCCCTGGCGCAGGGAGGGATTTCATGGACCCTTCGGAGCGGGCTGAATGTATTTGACAACGGGGACGGTGATCCACTATATTTAGATAAGCTAATAATTAATTCAACATACCACTCGGAAATGATGGCGGTTCGATCGACAGACGAGCGTTGCGCCCGGGAAATCATGGAAGCAGTTCCCGTTGTAATGCGCTTCATCCGGAACGAGATGCGGCGGCAGGGGTCCTTGTTTCTCTCGGTTCCCCAATTGCGAACGTTGGTCTATCTCGATCGTTTTCCGGGAACCGATCTCTCCGGGGTCGCAGACCATCTGGGCGTCACCCCGCCCACGGCGTCCGCGGTTGTAAAACGTCTGGTGGACCAAGGTCTGGTCAAACGTGAAGCGCATCCTCGGAAGCGCCGCCATGTGGTGCTTACCCTGACGCGAAGCGGCTCCCGGCGCTACCGACACGTCCGCGGAGCGGCGTGCACGTCTGTGAGGACCGCCCTGGCCGATCGATCCGCTCCGGAATTGCGAAAAATCACGGAAGGGATCGTTCTGCTTGGGAAGGTTTTTAAAGGGGTTGTCACACGTGAAGATCGTTAAAAGGAACATGACGGGGGGGGGAGTAAGATGCCATGTTGGGATCCCTCCGATATTCGCCTTGTCTCGAGGTTTCGGTCCGCGTTCGTTGAAAACGGCGGCGGTGTTTTGGGCGGGCCTGGCCTTCCTCTCGGCCTGCTCCGGGGAGTCGGCCGGACAAAGCCCGAAAAAGGATTCCAAGGGGGTCCCCGCCGTTCCGATCCTTGTAAGCGCCGTCGTCCAAAAGCCCATGCCCGTCCAACTACACGCCATCGGGAACGTGCAGGCCTATTCCACGGTCATCGTCAAAAGCCTCGTCGAAGGAACGCTGACGGAGGCCTATTTCAAGGAGGGCCAGGAGGTCAGGAAAGGGGATCTCCTCTTTAAGATTGATCCGCGCCCCTTCGAGGTGCAGCTCAAGCAGGCCGAGGCAAATCTGGCGCGAGACCTTGCGCAATCCGAAAACGCCCGGCAGGAAGCCAATCGCTATCAGGACCTTCTTCAAAAACAATACGTCAGTCAGGAACAGTACGAACAACTTCGCGCCACCGCGACAGCCTATGAAGGCACCGTGCTCGCGGACCAAGCCGCCATCGACCAAGCCAAGCTTCAACTCGAATACTGTTCGATCCGCTCGCCCATTGACGGGGTCGCCGGGACGTTGCTGGTCTACCCGGGAAATCTTGTCAAGGTGAACGACCCCGACCATCCCCTGGTGACGATCAATCAAATTCATCCGATCTATGTGGCCTTTTCGGTTCCCGAGAAGAATCTATCGGAAATCCGGGAATATCAGGCGCACGGTCCGTTAAACGTGGAAGCGACGATTCCCCACAGTCCGG is a window encoding:
- a CDS encoding MarR family transcriptional regulator, with product MEAVPVVMRFIRNEMRRQGSLFLSVPQLRTLVYLDRFPGTDLSGVADHLGVTPPTASAVVKRLVDQGLVKREAHPRKRRHVVLTLTRSGSRRYRHVRGAACTSVRTALADRSAPELRKITEGIVLLGKVFKGVVTREDR
- a CDS encoding efflux RND transporter periplasmic adaptor subunit: MSRGFGPRSLKTAAVFWAGLAFLSACSGESAGQSPKKDSKGVPAVPILVSAVVQKPMPVQLHAIGNVQAYSTVIVKSLVEGTLTEAYFKEGQEVRKGDLLFKIDPRPFEVQLKQAEANLARDLAQSENARQEANRYQDLLQKQYVSQEQYEQLRATATAYEGTVLADQAAIDQAKLQLEYCSIRSPIDGVAGTLLVYPGNLVKVNDPDHPLVTINQIHPIYVAFSVPEKNLSEIREYQAHGPLNVEATIPHSPVTPARGRLTFVDNTVNDTTGTIQLKALFPNEGKKLWPGQFVNVVLILTTQRDAIVVPSQAVQTGQQGSYVFVVKSDRTVESRPVVVAREVGGESVIERGLSSGEQVVTDGQLRLASGTRVEIKSVAPTAADPEEGSDKNP